The following are encoded in a window of Ruminiclostridium herbifermentans genomic DNA:
- a CDS encoding methyl-accepting chemotaxis protein: MKIKLKLVLSYTSILLLFALAISLVVYIKVPSAITKNFQKSIQSNAELSLALFDRNVPGEWNIKDNILYKGNQKINDSTELVDSITESSGYLATIFMMDTRVSTSVLLSDGTRAVGTKASDAVINTVLKEGKDYHGEALVADKKAFTFYTPLKNDNGEIVGMWFSGIEKTTVDNQILGIVVTISFVIFVGLIIGALIAYLIGSRLSKFIIEINTHLNKFSEGDFSSKISEDAQKQTSEIGQISRATNTVQESIRNIIMTIIKESTNIDNSLEQTNKSISSLNGNIEDVSATTEQLSACMQQTASTMQEMNATSTEIEAAVENIAKKAQETSFAAKDISTRAITLKTAAKESKDHAYNIYRTTNLELTTAIEQAKSIEQINHLSDAIMLLTSQTNLLALNAAIEASRAGESGRGFAVVADEIRKLAEDSKKTVSEIQGVTKNVFDAVENLVSCSQKILAFIEDTVINDYNSQVDSSEQYSNDAVRIDNLVMDFRYTSEELLLSISNMVKAINEVTISANESAEGASNIATRASDIINESSEVLRLSENSKKSSDNLKNYVLKFKI, translated from the coding sequence ATGAAAATCAAGTTAAAGCTAGTTTTATCTTACACCTCTATTTTGCTTCTTTTTGCACTTGCTATTTCCCTCGTTGTCTACATTAAAGTACCAAGTGCTATTACAAAAAATTTTCAAAAAAGTATACAATCCAATGCAGAACTTTCTCTTGCACTTTTCGATAGAAATGTACCTGGGGAATGGAATATCAAGGACAATATTCTCTATAAAGGGAATCAAAAGATCAATGATTCTACAGAATTAGTTGATTCCATAACTGAAAGTAGTGGATATTTAGCTACAATATTTATGATGGATACTCGTGTTTCAACAAGTGTTCTGTTGAGTGATGGAACGAGAGCAGTAGGAACAAAAGCATCCGATGCAGTTATTAATACTGTACTTAAGGAAGGCAAAGACTATCATGGTGAAGCATTAGTAGCCGATAAAAAGGCTTTTACATTTTACACCCCACTAAAAAATGATAATGGTGAAATAGTAGGCATGTGGTTTTCTGGCATTGAAAAAACTACTGTTGACAATCAAATCCTGGGAATTGTAGTTACAATTAGTTTTGTAATATTTGTAGGACTGATTATTGGTGCACTAATTGCCTACCTTATTGGTAGTAGACTGTCAAAGTTTATAATCGAAATAAATACCCATTTAAATAAGTTTTCAGAGGGTGATTTTAGTAGTAAAATTTCTGAAGATGCTCAAAAACAAACAAGCGAGATAGGACAAATTTCCAGAGCCACAAATACTGTACAGGAATCTATCAGAAATATTATTATGACTATTATCAAAGAGTCAACTAATATTGATAATTCCTTAGAACAGACCAACAAAAGCATTTCATCTTTGAATGGAAATATTGAAGATGTCTCTGCTACTACAGAGCAGCTATCCGCCTGTATGCAGCAAACAGCATCAACCATGCAAGAGATGAATGCAACCTCAACAGAAATTGAAGCAGCAGTAGAAAATATCGCTAAAAAGGCACAAGAAACCTCTTTTGCCGCTAAGGATATTAGTACACGAGCAATAACATTAAAAACAGCAGCTAAAGAATCAAAAGACCATGCTTATAATATTTATAGGACAACTAATCTAGAACTGACAACGGCTATTGAGCAGGCAAAATCTATTGAACAAATTAATCATCTGTCAGATGCTATTATGCTACTCACTTCACAAACCAACCTATTAGCGTTAAACGCAGCTATTGAAGCGTCACGTGCTGGAGAATCTGGCAGAGGCTTTGCTGTAGTTGCTGACGAAATAAGAAAGCTGGCTGAAGATTCAAAGAAAACAGTCAGTGAAATACAAGGAGTTACCAAAAATGTATTTGATGCAGTTGAAAACCTAGTATCATGTTCACAAAAGATATTAGCCTTTATTGAAGACACAGTAATCAATGACTATAATAGTCAGGTTGATTCAAGTGAGCAATATAGTAACGATGCAGTGAGAATAGATAATTTAGTTATGGATTTCCGTTATACTTCTGAGGAACTCTTATTATCAATAAGTAATATGGTAAAGGCAATAAATGAAGTTACTATTTCAGCAAACGAAAGTGCTGAAGGTGCATCAAACATAGCGACACGTGCTTCAGATATAATTAATGAAAGTTCTGAGGTTCTCAGGCTATCTGAGAACTCAAAGAAGTCTTCAGACAATCTTAAAAATTATGTTTTGAAATTTAAAATATAG
- the argS gene encoding arginine--tRNA ligase, translating to MKNISEEIRQQIKTVVRSAINQAIKSEELPSLEIKDILIEVPREKGHGDFSTNIAMQITKLAKKAPRQIAETIIKNMDLKDTYIEKVDCAGPGFINFTLKTKYLYDTLEIIAEEKEDYGHINIGNGKKVMVEYVSANPTGPLHMGNARGGALGDCIASVLAAAGYDVTREYLINDAGNQIEKFGKSLEARYIQLIKGEDAIEFPEDGYQGEDITEHMREFIKVNGDKYIDVDSEERKKVFVEYALPRNLEAIKEGLESYGVKFDVWFSEQTLHKSNEVAETLQLLKDRGCTVEHDGALWLKGSVIGSDKDEVLVRNNGVPTYFAADIAYHRNKFETRGFDWVINLWGADHHGHVARMKASMAALGINPDKLDVVLFQLVRLYRNGEVARMSKRTGKSISLMDLVEEVGRDAVRFFFNAKASGSHLDFDLDLAAKQSSENPVFYVQYAHARICSMLKLIASEGVTVPDIKDVNLELLKEEEERELIKKLSEYPDEVRISAETLEPSRLTRYVQDVASCFHSFYNACTVRGKDESLMKARLILVDSTRTVIKNVLDLLSISAPERME from the coding sequence ATGAAAAACATATCAGAGGAAATTCGCCAACAAATTAAAACTGTTGTGCGTAGTGCTATTAACCAAGCTATAAAAAGTGAGGAATTACCCTCATTAGAAATTAAGGATATCTTAATAGAGGTTCCAAGAGAAAAGGGACATGGTGATTTTTCAACAAATATTGCAATGCAAATAACTAAACTTGCAAAAAAAGCGCCTAGGCAAATAGCAGAAACAATAATTAAAAACATGGATTTAAAAGATACTTATATTGAGAAAGTGGATTGTGCTGGACCAGGGTTTATTAATTTTACATTAAAAACTAAGTATTTATACGATACATTAGAAATTATTGCTGAAGAAAAAGAGGATTATGGACACATAAATATAGGAAATGGCAAAAAAGTAATGGTTGAATATGTAAGTGCCAATCCAACAGGTCCCCTTCATATGGGTAATGCCAGAGGAGGAGCTCTAGGTGACTGTATTGCAAGCGTACTTGCTGCCGCTGGATATGATGTTACAAGAGAGTATCTAATAAATGATGCAGGTAATCAAATAGAAAAATTCGGAAAATCTCTTGAAGCTAGATATATTCAGTTAATTAAAGGTGAGGATGCTATCGAATTCCCTGAGGACGGATATCAAGGTGAAGACATTACTGAGCACATGAGGGAATTTATTAAAGTTAATGGGGATAAGTATATAGATGTTGATTCCGAGGAAAGGAAGAAGGTATTTGTTGAATATGCTCTGCCTAGAAACTTAGAGGCAATTAAAGAAGGTCTTGAAAGTTATGGAGTTAAGTTTGATGTATGGTTTTCGGAACAGACTTTGCATAAGAGCAATGAAGTAGCTGAGACGTTGCAGCTTCTTAAGGACAGAGGCTGTACAGTAGAACATGATGGGGCATTGTGGCTTAAAGGCTCTGTAATTGGAAGTGACAAGGATGAGGTTTTAGTTAGAAATAATGGAGTACCTACGTACTTTGCAGCAGATATTGCTTATCACAGAAACAAGTTTGAAACTAGAGGCTTTGATTGGGTAATAAACCTATGGGGAGCAGATCACCATGGACATGTGGCACGAATGAAGGCATCAATGGCTGCTCTTGGTATTAATCCGGACAAGCTTGATGTAGTGTTATTCCAATTGGTACGTTTATATAGAAATGGTGAAGTTGCAAGAATGTCAAAGAGAACAGGAAAGTCAATTTCATTGATGGATTTGGTTGAAGAAGTAGGTCGAGATGCAGTAAGATTTTTCTTTAATGCAAAAGCGTCAGGAAGCCATTTGGACTTTGACCTTGATTTGGCAGCAAAGCAATCCAGTGAAAATCCTGTTTTCTATGTGCAATATGCTCATGCGAGAATTTGCAGTATGCTCAAACTCATAGCTAGTGAGGGAGTAACTGTTCCAGATATAAAAGATGTAAATCTTGAACTGCTCAAGGAAGAAGAGGAACGTGAATTAATTAAAAAGCTATCTGAGTATCCAGATGAGGTTAGAATATCAGCTGAAACTCTTGAACCAAGCAGATTGACAAGATATGTACAGGATGTGGCTTCTTGCTTCCACAGCTTCTATAATGCATGTACAGTTAGAGGCAAGGATGAGAGTCTAATGAAGGCTAGACTTATATTGGTTGACTCTACAAGAACAGTAATTAAAAATGTATTGGATTTATTGAGCATTAGTGCTCCTGAGAGAATGGAATAA
- a CDS encoding DUF1934 domain-containing protein produces MSKDVIINVKGTQIDTSSDTNTLELITEGKYYQKGNNYYITYKESEVTGMLGTTTTLKVGDGVVTLMRFGKVNSQFVFQKGQKHVSSYETEYGIFTIGVYAENVDIDINDVGGEISVGYQIEIDNQCAGKNNFYMQIREAGLANEKHIRGNSPTN; encoded by the coding sequence ATGAGTAAAGATGTTATAATCAACGTGAAGGGTACTCAGATTGACACAAGCAGTGATACTAATACTCTTGAACTTATAACAGAGGGGAAGTACTATCAAAAAGGGAATAATTACTATATAACCTATAAAGAGAGTGAAGTGACAGGTATGCTTGGAACTACTACTACTTTAAAGGTTGGTGACGGTGTTGTTACACTGATGAGATTTGGGAAAGTTAATTCACAATTTGTTTTCCAAAAGGGACAAAAGCATGTATCTTCTTATGAAACAGAGTATGGGATTTTTACTATAGGTGTTTATGCTGAAAATGTGGATATAGATATTAATGATGTAGGTGGAGAAATAAGTGTTGGATATCAGATTGAAATTGATAATCAATGCGCTGGAAAAAATAATTTTTATATGCAAATAAGAGAGGCAGGATTGGCAAATGAAAAACATATCAGAGGAAATTCGCCAACAAATTAA